TTCCCGCCCAGAGCGCAGATTTGCACCATGCAACTGTCCAGACGGGCGTACCCCAGAGAGCGCAGCCACAAACTGGATTTGCTGGCTTCACGGTTGGAGCTCACCTTTACCGAAAGGCACCGTTCCATGGGGGATGTGCAAGTGACTGCACAGGCTTTCATTCACCTGTCCAGAGCTTTGCAAGTGAACCTCTGAATTTCACAAGTCAAAAGAGGACATCAAAAAAGAGGAGGGGGTTCCCTCCTCTTTGGTTTTGAAGTTTACTTCTTGCGGCCTTTGCGGGTTGCACCCAGTTTTTTGCCTTTTTCTTCGCTGGCTTTCATTTTGGCACGGGTGGCTGCGGCCAGTGCTTTGAAATCCAGTTCGCCTTTGGAGAAAGCTTCCAGGCTGGGTTTGATTTTGCGGGTGCGTTTGTTCTGGGTGAGTTGGTTGTCCAGTTCATCAAACCACTGCTCAAATGCAGGATTGATTTCGAACACCATTTCTTTCACGCTTTTGCTGTATGCAGCATCCTGTCCACGTTTGGCGTATTGCTTGGGCAATTCAAAACGCTCAGGAAGTTCGGTGGCATCAAAGACACCATCGCGCACTGCATTGCGAAATTGGCGAACGAATTGATCGCTGCGTTGAGGGTTCTTGAGAAGGGCCACCTGTTCACTCAGTCTACGTAAATTCATAAAAGCACACTCCTTGCTTCGAGCCATTGTATTCACAATGGGCTTTTTTTTGCAAGTGCATGTTAACTGAAAAATGTGCATGATTTATGGACGCTACAGGTTCAAAACGAAGGTGATCTGCATGATTGATTTGTGGAAGGCTCCATCAAGTGCTTCTCATTTTCATCCAAAATTCATAATTTACCTGAAGGATGCCCATTTGCACCAGCACTGTTCAACATCTGGAAAATAACGATCAATCACAGGTGCTTTACACAATGGGCTTCATCGTGCCCTTTCGTTACGAAACGCACACTCCATAAACTGCATTGAGCTTGCATTTTCAGAATTCTGGTGTGATCCCTGCCATGTCCCAAAACACTGGCCTCTGTCAGGAGGATGCCCTTTTTGCTGAAAATTCATTCCATCAAAGGGGCACCCAGAATGCTCTGAAGTTCATGAAAAAGCTTTTGCAGGCCTCCATCAGGCAAAACAGAAGTCGCTTTGACCACATGCTCCTGATCCAGAGGCACCCAACTGAGGCATCCCAGCATTTCAGGGGTTTCCAGCAATTCAAAAGGCTGTTCCAATCTGGAGACTTCCAGCAGCAACACATGCACATACGGTTTGTTTCGGTAAAGAAAACGGCGCTCAATGGCTTTCTGGTTCAGGGCCTGAAAAGGTTCCATCTGCAGGGCTCTGGAAAGATCCTCCACTTTCCAAACGGCTTTCACTCTGGCAAACGCAGTGAAATGCACCTGCTC
This window of the Deinococcus misasensis DSM 22328 genome carries:
- a CDS encoding DUF1802 family protein, with protein sequence MNVQSLYALKEWNAQIQTLLQGQYAVLIRKGGIIEKNLEFEIEHREFFLYPTYLHQNKLEIKPEHLALVEDPLATEQVHFTAFARVKAVWKVEDLSRALQMEPFQALNQKAIERRFLYRNKPYVHVLLLEVSRLEQPFELLETPEMLGCLSWVPLDQEHVVKATSVLPDGGLQKLFHELQSILGAPLME